Proteins encoded in a region of the Catenulispora sp. EB89 genome:
- the hemE gene encoding uroporphyrinogen decarboxylase, with the protein MVRAARREPVGHTPVWFMRMAGRSLPEYRKVRAGIPMLDSCLRPDLVTEITLQPVRRYGVDAAVFFSDIVVPLKAIGVDVEIVPNVGPVFANPVRDFSDLDQLRPLDPAADFGFVTEAVGQLVGELGATPLIGFGGAPFTVASYLIEGGPSKNHEKTKAMMLGAPELFAALLDRLADLSAAFLRVQIEAGASVVQLFDSWAGALAPRDYERYVLPHSAKVLASVADLGVPRIHFGVGTGELLPLMAGAGADVIGVDWRVPLDEASRRVGPEYAVQGNLDPAVMFAPWPVIETRVREILAEGARTPGHIFNLGHGVTPDMDPDRLTRVVELVHEASAR; encoded by the coding sequence CTGGTCCGCGCCGCACGCCGCGAGCCCGTCGGCCACACCCCGGTCTGGTTCATGCGCATGGCCGGCCGCTCGCTGCCGGAATACCGGAAGGTGCGCGCCGGCATCCCGATGCTGGACTCCTGCCTGCGCCCGGACCTGGTGACCGAGATCACCCTGCAGCCGGTGCGCCGCTACGGCGTGGACGCCGCGGTCTTCTTCAGCGACATCGTGGTGCCGCTCAAGGCGATCGGCGTGGACGTGGAGATCGTGCCGAACGTCGGCCCGGTGTTCGCGAACCCGGTCCGGGACTTCTCCGACCTGGACCAACTCCGTCCGCTGGACCCGGCCGCGGACTTCGGGTTCGTGACCGAGGCGGTCGGGCAGCTGGTCGGCGAGCTCGGCGCGACCCCGCTGATCGGCTTCGGCGGCGCGCCGTTCACGGTCGCGAGCTACCTCATCGAGGGCGGCCCGTCGAAGAACCACGAGAAGACCAAGGCGATGATGCTCGGCGCGCCGGAGCTGTTCGCCGCGCTGCTGGACCGGCTGGCCGACCTGAGCGCCGCGTTCCTGCGGGTGCAGATCGAGGCCGGCGCGAGCGTGGTGCAGCTGTTCGACTCCTGGGCCGGCGCGCTGGCGCCGCGCGACTACGAGCGCTACGTGCTGCCGCACAGCGCGAAGGTGCTGGCCTCGGTGGCCGATCTCGGCGTGCCGCGCATCCACTTCGGCGTCGGCACCGGCGAGCTGCTGCCGCTGATGGCCGGCGCGGGCGCGGACGTGATCGGCGTGGACTGGCGGGTGCCGCTGGACGAGGCCTCGCGCCGCGTCGGGCCGGAGTACGCGGTGCAGGGCAACCTGGACCCGGCGGTGATGTTCGCGCCGTGGCCGGTGATCGAGACCCGGGTGCGCGAGATCCTCGCCGAGGGCGCGCGGACCCCGGGCCACATCTTCAACCTGGGCCACGGCGTGACGCCGGACATGGACCCGGACCGGCTGACCCGGGTCGTCGAGCTGGTGCACGAGGCTTCAGCGCGCTAA
- the hemG gene encoding protoporphyrinogen oxidase, with the protein MTEQTASQGSRSGRGSGSRPGTVAVIGGGVSGLAAAWYLKQELPDAAVTVFEGSPRLGGKLAVAEVGGVRVDLGAESILNRRPEAVDLARAVGLADDIVHPATASASVWSRGELVPMPRGHLMGVPGDPGVLTGLLSAAGLRRAEAGPALPSRSRLRTEAETDDIAVGEFVAERFGREVVDRLVEPLLGGVYAGHADEISLRAAVPALVPAFESGQPLDEAVSKILAAQAGAANPKPVFAGIRGGVGRFPAALTESCESAGVTIRRETMVRELTRTAEGWRLVSGPVPSPVAHEFDAVIVAVPGTPAARLLKDAAPEAAAELSGIEYASVALATFVFDGATLPAGSGFLVPPADGRFIKASTFSSVKWSWLGESGKTVVRASVGRHREAADLQREDSELAALALADVRTAIGAPDALGEPVDWHVQRWGGGLPQYAVGHVARVERIRSAVAAQPGLAVCGAAYDGVGIAACVASALRAAREISAGPQSPEHP; encoded by the coding sequence ATGACGGAGCAGACAGCGTCTCAGGGTTCGAGGTCGGGCCGCGGGTCCGGATCGAGGCCGGGCACCGTGGCCGTGATCGGCGGTGGTGTCTCGGGGCTGGCGGCGGCCTGGTATCTGAAGCAGGAGCTGCCGGACGCGGCCGTGACGGTCTTCGAGGGCTCGCCGCGGCTCGGCGGCAAGCTGGCGGTCGCCGAGGTCGGCGGGGTCCGGGTGGACCTGGGCGCGGAGTCGATCCTGAACCGGCGGCCCGAGGCCGTCGATCTGGCGCGGGCCGTGGGCCTGGCCGACGACATCGTGCATCCGGCGACCGCCTCGGCCTCGGTCTGGAGCCGCGGCGAGCTGGTGCCGATGCCCAGGGGGCACCTGATGGGCGTCCCGGGCGATCCGGGCGTCCTGACCGGACTGCTGTCGGCGGCCGGGCTCCGGCGGGCCGAGGCGGGACCGGCACTGCCGTCCCGCTCGCGGCTGCGCACCGAGGCCGAGACCGACGACATCGCGGTCGGCGAGTTCGTGGCCGAGCGGTTCGGGCGCGAGGTCGTGGACCGGCTGGTCGAACCGCTGCTCGGCGGGGTCTACGCGGGCCACGCCGACGAGATCTCGTTGCGGGCCGCGGTTCCGGCGCTGGTGCCGGCGTTCGAGTCGGGCCAGCCGCTGGACGAGGCGGTGTCGAAGATCCTGGCCGCGCAGGCGGGTGCGGCCAACCCCAAACCGGTGTTCGCGGGCATCCGCGGCGGCGTGGGACGCTTCCCGGCGGCGTTGACAGAGTCCTGCGAAAGCGCGGGCGTCACGATCCGGCGCGAGACGATGGTCAGGGAACTGACTCGGACCGCCGAGGGCTGGCGCCTGGTTTCCGGTCCGGTGCCCTCGCCGGTGGCGCACGAGTTCGACGCGGTGATCGTGGCGGTGCCGGGTACTCCGGCCGCGCGGCTGCTGAAGGACGCCGCGCCAGAGGCGGCAGCGGAGCTCTCAGGGATCGAATACGCCTCGGTCGCGCTGGCCACGTTCGTGTTCGACGGCGCGACGCTTCCGGCCGGCAGCGGCTTCCTCGTACCGCCGGCGGACGGACGGTTCATCAAGGCTTCGACGTTCTCCAGCGTCAAGTGGTCGTGGCTCGGCGAGTCCGGCAAGACGGTGGTGCGGGCGTCGGTGGGACGGCATCGCGAGGCGGCCGACCTGCAGCGTGAGGACAGCGAGCTGGCGGCGTTGGCGCTGGCCGACGTCCGGACCGCGATCGGCGCGCCGGACGCGCTCGGCGAGCCCGTCGACTGGCACGTGCAGCGCTGGGGCGGCGGGCTTCCGCAGTACGCGGTCGGGCACGTGGCGCGCGTGGAGCGGATCCGCTCGGCGGTGGCGGCGCAGCCGGGGCTGGCGGTGTGCGGGGCGGCCTACGACGGCGTCGGGATCGCGGCGTGCGTCGCCTCGGCGCTGCGCGCGGCGCGGGAAATCAGTGCCGGGCCGCAGAGCCCGGAACACCCATAA